The Chryseobacterium sp. LJ668 genome segment AAATTATCGCTGAAATGTGTGTCACCCATTAAATAGACATCTTTTGCCAGAACATCTGTGGTGATTTCGATTTCTGTCGGAGAGATTTTTGTGATTTTGATATCAGGTTTTGTGAGTTTTAAATCTTTTGGTTTTGAGAAAAAGTGGATATTTTCTGCAATGATTTTTTTGTTTATATCTGTTAGAACCAATTTTAAAAAGACTTCATTTTTATTGGAATATTTAATTAAATTTTTAATTTCTATGAGCTCAATCTTTGCAATTCCATCCAATATTTTCTCATTCTGAACCGTAGTTAGATCATTAAAAATTTTCCCGTTAAAATCAACAACCTGAATTTCTACTTTTATATCTTCGAACTTTTTTAATTCATCATTTATGGCATAAAAGTTTAAAAAACCCTCTATTTCTTCCGTTAAAATTACCTGATTTTCAAAACTTCTTTTGATCTGATAATGCAACGCTTTCCAATTGCCCAGATAATCAATTGATGACCAAGAAATGACCGGCCAGCAATCATTGAGCTGCCAATAGAGAGTTCCCATATTGTACGGTTTTGCACGGCGATGGGCTTCAATGGCAATCTGCATTCCACGAGCCTGAAGCAGTTGCGAAACATAATTATATTTCACAAAATCCTTCGGAACGACATAATCCCGCTTCATATATTCATGGATGATATGAAAACCGCGGGCATTTTTTTCGTGCGCTTTGATGGTTGAATTTTCTAAACTTAAATCCTGATTTCCCGAAAACATTGATTTCATGGTTTCTAAACTCGGCATTCCCTGAAAACCGTATTCAGAAGCAAATCGCGGAACCTTTTCGTTGTAAATTTCAAATGGAAACTCGCCCCACCACACGCCCCAGTAATGAGAATCGCCCTCTGTTAAACTTTCTTTGTGTCCCCAACCAATTGATGGTGAAGTCGGCCAGTATATATTTTTTTCCGAAGTTAAATTTTCCTTCAAAGCATTAGGAATGACTTCATGAAAAACCTTTTTGTAATCTTTCCAAACCTGAAGAGAATCTTCTTTTGAATATTTGAACTGTTTTTGATAGCCCCAATTGACGATGGCTTCGTCAATTTCATTATTTCCGCACCACAACGCAATCGATGGATGATTTTGAAGCCGGTTGACCTGATCTTTGACTTCTTCTTTCACATTATTCAAAAAATCTTCGTCAGACGGATAAAAACTTCCTGCAAACATAAAATCTTGCCAAACGAGAATTCCGTTTTCGTCACAGGCCTTGTAAAATTCATCATCTTCGTAAATCCCGCCGCCCCAGACACGAATCATATTCATGTTGGCATCTTTGCAATCTTTGATGAGTTTCTGATATTTTTCTTTGGTAATTCTTGGTATAAAACTGTCTGACGGAATCCAGTTGGTTCCTTTGGCATACATCGGATTTCCATTGACTTTAAAATAGAAAGATCTGCCTTTTTCGTCTTTTTCCTGAATTAATTCGATGGTTCTTAAGCCAATTCGTTCAGCTTTATTATTTAGAATTTTCGAATCTTTTTTTAATGACATTTTTAAATCATATAGATCCGGTTTACCCCAACCGTTTGGCTGCCACAGCTTTGGATTTTGAATTGTAAAAGGAATCTGAATTGTATTTTTTCCTTTTTTTAATTGGATATTGTTGAGTTTGTCATTAATTAAAACAACATATTTTCCGGTCTGATCAGCTAGAATTTCAGTATAAATAATTAAATCTGCATTTTGTTTTGTTAAACTTTTCTGCTCGATTTTTACATTTTCAATCTTTGCATAATTCCAGAAATTCAACTGAACATCTTTCCAGATTCCAGCGGTGACTAAGCGTGGTCCCCAATCCCAACCGAACTGGTATTGCGCTTTTCTCACAAAACTTCTGGGAGATTCTGGTAATGCAAATGAAACTTTTTTTGCTAGCTCATGCCCAACATTAACGGAAGATCTGAATTTTATTTGTAAAATATTATTACCGATTTTCAAATCATTTTTAACCGGAATTTGCCATGTTCTGAACATGTTGTCTGCCTTCTCCAGCAGTTTTCCGTTTAAATAAATCTCAGAAAACGTATCCAATCCGTTAAAAACCAAATCTGCATTTTGATTTTCTAATTCTTTAGCTGCTATTTTAAAAACTGTCTGATAATCCCAATCTTCATTTTCTACCCACTGCACTTCTTTCTCGTTCTCATCTTTGTATGGATCAGGAATGAGCTGATGATCCATTAAATCCAAATGAACTGTCCCCGGCACCGATGCCGTGAGCCAATTATTTTCTTTTGAATTTTTAAATTGCCATTTTTCTGACGACAGATTTCGCTCAGAAAATTGTGCGTTGATGAATGTTTGAATGAAAAATAAGGCAAAAAGTATAGTTTTGTTCATTTAAAGTTTATTTACAATTCTGTGGATTCCGTTCTTGATTAAAGGTGTATTAAAATTCATCAATAAACCTAGTTTAATATTGGTTAACCTTAAATACGTTGTTAATTTGCCTGTTTGTAAGCACTTTCCATTAATCCAGCACTAAGATTTGTATAAATCTCTAAAGACTTTGTCGCAATCTCTGCTTACTTAATTATTTTGCGTGATTACATTTCTCATTTTAATTTTAAATATTCAACTTCAACTTTTTAATCTCCTCCGCATTCGCGAATGACTCATAAGACAACACTGCAGAAGAATGAAAATACTTTCCATTCGTTACTTTTTTTAAATCTGAGATATTATTCGAACGAACACCGCCACCAATTAAGATTTTAATGTCATCACCACAATTTTCAATTAGTTTTTTTAAATTTTCTTTCCCTTCCATTGCAGAATTTTCTCCACCGGAAGTGAGGATTTCTCTGAAACCTAATTCGATCAGTTTTTCTGCCGATTCAAAAATATTTTTGGTTCGGTCAATAGCTCTGTGAAAAACACATGGTTTTCCGTTGGCGAGATCAACCAAAAGTCTGTTTTTTTCGTAATCAATTTCCTGATTTTCATCTAAAATCCCGAAGACAAAACCATCAGCTTTGGCTTTTGAAAATTCAATAAGATCTCTTTTCATTCGCAAAAATTCAGAATCGCTGTACATGAAACCTCCACTTACAGGGCGAATCATGACATGAATCGGCTTGGAATATTTTTCTTTTAAATATCTCAATTCTTCAAGGTCGGGTGTAATTCCACCGGAATTGATGTCAGCACAGAATTCAATTCTGTCGGCAACGGAATTTAACGCAATTTCAGCGGAAGTGAGATCGAAAGTGGCGATTTCTAAAATCATATTTTGTTGGATGTTTAATGATAGGTGATGGATGTCTAATACTTACACTAATTATTTCAAAGCAAAATCAGGTTTTTCCAGACGGTTTCCTTTCTGGTCATAAACGGCGAAATTAAAACCGTCCTGAATACAATAAGATCCGTATTCTCCTTTTTTATTGATGGCAATGAAGCCAACCTGAATATCTTTCAGATTTTTATTTCTTTTTTGAGTTATCTTGACAATTCTTTCTACAGCTTCTTTACATGCCTGTTGAGGATTTCTACCCTGTCGCATCAGTTCCACGACCAAATGAGTTCCTACGGTTCTGATTACTTCCTCACCATGACCAGTTGCGGTTGCTGCACCTACCTCATTATCAACAAATAAACCTGCACCGATAATTGGTGAATCTCCTACTCTGCCATGCATTTTGAAAGCCATCCCGCTCGTGGTACATGCTCCGGAAAGATTTCCCTCGGCATCCAAAGCAATCATACCAATCGTGTCGTGATTTTCGATGTTGACAATCGGTGAATATTTACTGCTTTTCAACCATTCTTTCCATTCTTTTTCAGATTCTGCCGTTAGAATATTTTCTTTTTTAAAACCTTGGGAAACGGCAAACTGAAACGCTCCATCGCCTACCAACATTACATGAGGTGTCTTTTCCATTACCATTCTTGCAACAGAAATCGGATTTTTAATATTTTCAAGACAAGCAACTGAACCAATATTATAATTTTCATCCA includes the following:
- a CDS encoding GxxExxY protein, which gives rise to MNGKCLQTGKLTTYLRLTNIKLGLLMNFNTPLIKNGIHRIVNKL
- a CDS encoding isoaspartyl peptidase/L-asparaginase family protein; this encodes MNSRRKFLKITGILSSALILNPLDLIAKEVPESEGRLVNKPIVLSTWDFGLKANEEAWKTLGKGGRALDAVEKGVRLVENDPNERSVGYGGRPDRDGRVTLDACIMDENYNIGSVACLENIKNPISVARMVMEKTPHVMLVGDGAFQFAVSQGFKKENILTAESEKEWKEWLKSSKYSPIVNIENHDTIGMIALDAEGNLSGACTTSGMAFKMHGRVGDSPIIGAGLFVDNEVGAATATGHGEEVIRTVGTHLVVELMRQGRNPQQACKEAVERIVKITQKRNKNLKDIQVGFIAINKKGEYGSYCIQDGFNFAVYDQKGNRLEKPDFALK
- a CDS encoding copper homeostasis protein CutC, which produces MILEIATFDLTSAEIALNSVADRIEFCADINSGGITPDLEELRYLKEKYSKPIHVMIRPVSGGFMYSDSEFLRMKRDLIEFSKAKADGFVFGILDENQEIDYEKNRLLVDLANGKPCVFHRAIDRTKNIFESAEKLIELGFREILTSGGENSAMEGKENLKKLIENCGDDIKILIGGGVRSNNISDLKKVTNGKYFHSSAVLSYESFANAEEIKKLKLNI
- a CDS encoding beta-mannosidase; translated protein: MNKTILFALFFIQTFINAQFSERNLSSEKWQFKNSKENNWLTASVPGTVHLDLMDHQLIPDPYKDENEKEVQWVENEDWDYQTVFKIAAKELENQNADLVFNGLDTFSEIYLNGKLLEKADNMFRTWQIPVKNDLKIGNNILQIKFRSSVNVGHELAKKVSFALPESPRSFVRKAQYQFGWDWGPRLVTAGIWKDVQLNFWNYAKIENVKIEQKSLTKQNADLIIYTEILADQTGKYVVLINDKLNNIQLKKGKNTIQIPFTIQNPKLWQPNGWGKPDLYDLKMSLKKDSKILNNKAERIGLRTIELIQEKDEKGRSFYFKVNGNPMYAKGTNWIPSDSFIPRITKEKYQKLIKDCKDANMNMIRVWGGGIYEDDEFYKACDENGILVWQDFMFAGSFYPSDEDFLNNVKEEVKDQVNRLQNHPSIALWCGNNEIDEAIVNWGYQKQFKYSKEDSLQVWKDYKKVFHEVIPNALKENLTSEKNIYWPTSPSIGWGHKESLTEGDSHYWGVWWGEFPFEIYNEKVPRFASEYGFQGMPSLETMKSMFSGNQDLSLENSTIKAHEKNARGFHIIHEYMKRDYVVPKDFVKYNYVSQLLQARGMQIAIEAHRRAKPYNMGTLYWQLNDCWPVISWSSIDYLGNWKALHYQIKRSFENQVILTEEIEGFLNFYAINDELKKFEDIKVEIQVVDFNGKIFNDLTTVQNEKILDGIAKIELIEIKNLIKYSNKNEVFLKLVLTDINKKIIAENIHFFSKPKDLKLTKPDIKITKISPTEIEITTDVLAKDVYLMGDTHFSDNFFDLLPKTSKRITLSKPFEKIELMSLWDTMNE